Proteins from a genomic interval of Rosa chinensis cultivar Old Blush chromosome 2, RchiOBHm-V2, whole genome shotgun sequence:
- the LOC121051973 gene encoding uncharacterized protein LOC121051973, with amino-acid sequence MQRVLSLGYVCLNSGMLRLIKWSPEFSPLTYKNSFAQVWIRLWDLNFAFWDQQTLFEIASGIGTPLKLHPHTKNSTVGLYARILVDVDFFQSPPDKLRIPRANGEVVIVGVEFESVPVVCSKCGIVGHVASSCQVNPKVGIAVPSTRGWSTEQTARKCGKARSHKSTPRASSQASFCSQSAQHSEPGKTVAKDSPAVPALISMPGVIPSIEPLPSMQDVCSFAHVSDHNALEQATRVQKQTPLGFRR; translated from the coding sequence ATGCAACGGGTCTTGTCATTGGGTTATGTGTGTCTCAACTCTGGAATGCTTCGTTTAATCAAGTGGTCACCTGAATTCTCACCATTAACATACAAAAACTCCTTTGCCCAAGTATGGATTCGTTTGTGGGATTTGAATTTTGCATTCTGGGATCAGCAAACCCTTTTTGAAATTGCTTCAGGAATTGGTACGCCTTTGAAACTTCATCCCCATACAAAGAACTCTACTGTTGGTTTGTATGCCAGAATCCTAGTTGATGTAGACTTCTTTCAATCACCTCCGGATAAGCTCAGAATACCTAGAGCTAATGGTGAAGTGGTAATAGTTGGAGTTGAATTTGAATCAGTGCCAGTTGTTTGCAGTAAGTGTGGGATTGTCGGTCATGTGGCTTCCTCTTGTCAGGTTAATCCGAAGGTTGGTATTGCTGTCCCAAGTACACGAGGATGGTCAACAGAGCAGACTGCTCGCAAATGCGGCAAAGCGAGATCACATAAGAGCACGCCCCGTGCCTCTAGCCAAGCCTCTTTTTGTTCTCAATCTGCACAACATTCTGAGCCAGGGAAAACTGTTGCGAAGGATTCCCCTGCAGTCCCAGCATTGATTTCAATGCCGGGTGTAATCCCAAGCATTGAACCATTACCCTCCATGCAGGATGTGTGCTCCTTTGCCCATGTCTCTGACCACAACGCCTTAGAGCAGGCAACACGGGTTCAGAAGCAGACCCCATTGGGATTCAGGAGGTAG